The DNA region TCCATCCCTTAAATGAATGGAAAGTTTTTGCTCAAAGATATGCAGGTCCATTTCCCTTGTGGATTGTCTATTGGTTGATACCATATAGAAGATTAGTTTGGCTCTCAGTTACCGGATTATTTCGACAAAGTAAAACCCAAACCTAAAATTGGGCATAATAATTTTGGCAGCAATTAGGGACACCCTATGAATCAAAATTTACGGGTTGCTTGGTTAGTGCCTTCGGTAGAATTGGGAGCTTATTGGCAACCAGTTTTAGCAGAATTTAAAAAAGCTTACCCGCAGACAAGATTTTATACTGGTTTAGTTTGGCCCGGATTTGACTCGAAAGTTCCGGGAGCGGATCTAATTAAAATTGTCGGCGAAATGAAGTCTTTAGAGATTAAAAAAACTGAGGGTTATAGTCGTCGGTTGATGATTCTTTCGCCGGGAATTGTTAACTATTTACTGAAGTTTAAACCTGATGTTGTTTTAGCACAGGCTTATTCTTTATGGACGTTACTAGCGTTCTTGTTTAAGCCGCTTGGGAAGTGGAAGTTTATTATTATTTGGGACGGTAGTTCGCCAAATACGGATTTTGAGGATTCAGGGATTCGTTCTTTTTTTCGTAAGTGGATTTCTAAGAGTGCAGATGCTTTTATTTCCAACAGCGAAGGCGGAAAAAAATATTTAGTAGAGGGGCTAGGGGCGCCTGCGGATAAGGTTTATAAGAAAACTTATTTAGTTCCCGATGTCCAAACTTTACAGCAAAATTCTGCTGAAGCAGAGGTGCAAAAGTTAGAGCAAAAACGCCCAATTTTTCTTTATGTAGGGCGAATTACACCCAGAAAAGGAATTAAGTCTTTGATTGAAGCTTGCTCGATTCTCAAGCAACAAGGTTATGAAAATTATAGCTTGGTTGTAATTGGGAAAGGAGAGCAAAGAGCAGAATTAGAAGCCACAATTGAAGAAAGAGGTCTGAGTGAGATAGTCACTTGGTTAGGCTTTGTGGAATATGGGAAATTAGGTGCATATTTTGAACAAGCAGATGTGTTTGTTTTCCCCACTTTAGAAGACATTTGGGGTATGGTTCCCCTGGAAGCAATGGTGTTTGGTAAACCAGTTTTATGTTCTAAATGGGCGGGTGCAGCAGAAATGGTTGTGGAAGGAGAAAATGGTTATATTTTTGACCCTTATCAACCAGAAGAATTAGCTAAATTTATGGGTCAGTTTTTGGAGAATCCGGAATTAAGCGCACAAATGGGGAAGAAATCCTCAGAGTTAATAGCGAAAACTACTCCCAAAACCGCAGCAGATGATTTTGTTGAGGTAATCTCTCTGGTGACAGAGTAAAAGTAGTTTTAACAAGCAGAAATTATTGTAGTTAAGGAGTAACAAGTGAGCGTTGCGATTATTACTGGTTCGGCGGGTTTAATTGGTTCCGAAGCTTCTAAATTCTTTGCGAAAGAAGGATTAGAAATAGTCGGAATTGATAACGATATGCGGAAGGTATTTTTTGGTGAAGAAGCCTCAACTACCTGGAACCGCAAAAGATTAGAACAAGAGTTAGGAAAACAATATACTCATTTCGAGGCAGATATTCGCGATCGCGAAGCAATTTCTAATTTATTCCAAAAGTACGGTTCCGATCTAGTTTTAATCGTTCACACGGCGGCTCAACCTTCTCACGATTGGGCTGCACGCGACCCTCACATGGATTTTACAGTTAATGCTAACGGTACGCTTAATTTACTCCAAGCAACGCGGGAATACGCCCCAGAAGCGGCTTTTATTTTTACTTCTACGAATAAAGTTTATGGCGATACTCCCAACCGCTTACCTTTAATTGAACAAGAAACTCGCTGGGAAATTGACCCCAATCATACCTATTCCCCAGGTATTCGGGAAGATATGTCTATCGACCATACTACTCACAGTTTATTCGGTGCGAGTAAAGTTGCTGCGGATGTGTTAGTGCAAGAATATGGACGCTATTTTGACATGAAAACCGCTTGTTTTCGCGGCGGCTGTCTGACAGGTCCCAATCATTCCGGTACGCAACTGCATGGTTTTCTAGCTTATTTAATGAAATGCGCTGTAACTGGGAAACCTTATACAGTTTTCGGTTATAAAGGTAAGCAGGTTCGCGATAATATTCACAGTGCTGACTTGATTAATGCTTTTAACGAGTTCTTTAAA from Oscillatoria salina IIICB1 includes:
- a CDS encoding NAD-dependent epimerase/dehydratase family protein; translated protein: MSVAIITGSAGLIGSEASKFFAKEGLEIVGIDNDMRKVFFGEEASTTWNRKRLEQELGKQYTHFEADIRDREAISNLFQKYGSDLVLIVHTAAQPSHDWAARDPHMDFTVNANGTLNLLQATREYAPEAAFIFTSTNKVYGDTPNRLPLIEQETRWEIDPNHTYSPGIREDMSIDHTTHSLFGASKVAADVLVQEYGRYFDMKTACFRGGCLTGPNHSGTQLHGFLAYLMKCAVTGKPYTVFGYKGKQVRDNIHSADLINAFNEFFKAPRSAEVYNTGGGRYSNCSMLEAINFCQEIAGRELNWTYSEQNRIGDHIWWISDNTRFANHYPNWQMKYNVPQILQEIYEFNQERWSKEAV
- a CDS encoding glycosyltransferase family 4 protein; the encoded protein is MNQNLRVAWLVPSVELGAYWQPVLAEFKKAYPQTRFYTGLVWPGFDSKVPGADLIKIVGEMKSLEIKKTEGYSRRLMILSPGIVNYLLKFKPDVVLAQAYSLWTLLAFLFKPLGKWKFIIIWDGSSPNTDFEDSGIRSFFRKWISKSADAFISNSEGGKKYLVEGLGAPADKVYKKTYLVPDVQTLQQNSAEAEVQKLEQKRPIFLYVGRITPRKGIKSLIEACSILKQQGYENYSLVVIGKGEQRAELEATIEERGLSEIVTWLGFVEYGKLGAYFEQADVFVFPTLEDIWGMVPLEAMVFGKPVLCSKWAGAAEMVVEGENGYIFDPYQPEELAKFMGQFLENPELSAQMGKKSSELIAKTTPKTAADDFVEVISLVTE